The Novosphingobium kaempferiae genome includes a window with the following:
- a CDS encoding TonB-dependent siderophore receptor, with protein MLTALPQAAAAQDQVARSYDIPAQSLESALVAWMRQSGVQVGYEPGDVSARSSAALSGSYSADEALARLLAGTGLRAERTGSASVRLVRGQQVGGSGAMQLGPVRVQGQGGRAARGAPVETATGPVPGYRATLSATATRTDTPLRDVPQSIQIVPRAVIEDQAAVRLTDVIQNVSSVQLNGTGGNRGETYNIRGFVTPRYAINGFPLTGAMDRPEAFFDLANVERVEVLKGPSSVMVGLSEPGGIINVVTRAPTKDFHFDGAFQGGSFNFYRGELSVSGPLNASGTLTARATGSIQTDSGFREGARKSERAYAAAALRWQPDTLTQVDLTADYVDQKVPFDRGLIADEDGNYVHDARVYYGERWSTTGAEKLVLGLAAQRQVMPWLMLRFTGRYTDALVTDHNAVDLQGNANGLVRRRITNRTEDTNDLSMRFDALIDAYTGPFEHRIMAGVERSDGDMAFWSARANIASVSTTAPVLGVTPVPVASVNNIYDYDVSNWGFYLQDQIALGDKWKALAGLRYDRAKSYTWDRLDGTETPTKDDALTLRAGLVYQPTTSVSLYASYTQSFQPQQGQLVDGTPLDPEEGEQFEAGVKLDLLDRLSITAAAFQITKQNVATEDLDNPDFSILTGEQRVRGVELDVTGEILPGWNLIANVSHLDAEITRDNTFAVGNRLNGVPDFSGRLWTSYSFKAGALSGLSLAGGVRVVGKRQVDLDNRFTIAGYETLDASIRYAIDEHWEVAVNAENLADTFFVEGVQGDNNLYPGTPRRIVGTLRARF; from the coding sequence ATGCTGACGGCGCTCCCTCAGGCCGCCGCCGCACAGGACCAGGTGGCGCGCAGCTACGACATTCCCGCGCAGTCGCTCGAAAGCGCGCTCGTCGCATGGATGCGCCAGTCGGGCGTGCAGGTCGGCTACGAGCCCGGCGACGTCTCCGCGCGCAGTTCCGCCGCGCTGTCCGGCAGCTATTCCGCCGATGAGGCGTTGGCGCGGCTGCTCGCCGGGACCGGCCTCCGCGCGGAGCGGACCGGCTCGGCCTCCGTGCGGCTCGTGCGCGGGCAGCAGGTGGGCGGCAGCGGCGCCATGCAGCTCGGCCCGGTGCGTGTTCAGGGCCAGGGCGGCCGCGCCGCGCGCGGGGCTCCGGTGGAGACGGCGACAGGCCCGGTTCCCGGCTACCGGGCGACGCTGAGCGCCACCGCCACACGCACCGACACCCCGCTGCGCGACGTGCCGCAGTCGATCCAGATCGTCCCGCGCGCGGTGATCGAGGACCAGGCCGCCGTGCGCCTGACCGACGTGATCCAGAACGTCTCCAGCGTGCAGCTCAACGGCACCGGCGGCAACCGGGGCGAGACGTACAACATCCGCGGCTTCGTCACGCCGCGCTATGCGATCAACGGCTTCCCGCTGACCGGCGCGATGGATCGCCCGGAAGCCTTCTTCGATCTCGCCAACGTCGAGCGCGTCGAAGTGCTCAAGGGACCATCCTCGGTCATGGTCGGCCTCAGCGAGCCCGGCGGCATCATCAACGTCGTAACCCGCGCGCCGACCAAGGACTTTCATTTCGACGGCGCATTCCAGGGCGGCAGCTTCAATTTCTATCGCGGCGAGCTTTCGGTTTCCGGACCGCTCAACGCTTCGGGCACGCTGACCGCCCGCGCGACGGGTTCGATCCAGACCGACAGCGGCTTCCGCGAAGGCGCGCGCAAGAGCGAGCGCGCCTATGCCGCCGCCGCGCTGCGCTGGCAGCCGGACACGCTGACGCAGGTGGACCTGACCGCCGACTACGTGGACCAGAAAGTGCCGTTCGATCGCGGCCTGATCGCCGACGAGGACGGCAACTACGTCCATGATGCGCGGGTCTATTACGGCGAGCGGTGGTCCACCACCGGCGCGGAGAAGCTGGTGCTCGGCCTTGCCGCGCAGCGCCAGGTGATGCCGTGGCTGATGCTGCGCTTCACCGGCCGCTACACCGACGCGCTCGTCACCGACCACAACGCGGTCGACCTGCAGGGCAATGCCAACGGCCTCGTCCGCCGCCGCATCACCAACCGTACCGAGGACACCAACGATCTCTCCATGCGCTTCGACGCGCTGATCGACGCCTATACCGGCCCGTTCGAGCACCGGATCATGGCGGGCGTCGAGCGCTCGGACGGCGACATGGCGTTCTGGTCCGCCCGCGCCAACATCGCCTCGGTCAGCACCACGGCGCCGGTGCTCGGGGTGACGCCGGTGCCGGTGGCGTCGGTCAACAATATCTACGACTACGACGTCAGCAACTGGGGCTTCTACCTGCAGGACCAGATCGCACTGGGCGACAAGTGGAAGGCGCTGGCAGGCCTGCGCTACGACCGTGCGAAATCCTACACCTGGGACCGTCTCGACGGCACCGAGACGCCGACGAAGGACGATGCCCTGACGCTGCGCGCCGGTCTGGTCTACCAGCCGACGACCTCGGTCTCGCTCTACGCCAGCTACACGCAGAGCTTCCAGCCGCAGCAGGGGCAACTCGTGGACGGCACGCCGCTCGATCCCGAGGAAGGCGAACAGTTCGAGGCGGGCGTGAAGCTGGACCTGCTGGACCGCCTCTCGATCACGGCGGCGGCATTCCAGATCACCAAGCAGAACGTCGCGACCGAAGACCTCGACAATCCGGACTTCTCGATCCTGACCGGCGAACAGCGCGTGCGCGGCGTCGAGCTGGACGTGACGGGCGAGATCCTGCCGGGCTGGAACCTCATCGCCAACGTCAGCCACCTCGACGCCGAGATCACGCGCGACAACACCTTCGCCGTCGGCAACCGCCTCAACGGCGTGCCCGACTTCAGCGGGCGCCTCTGGACCAGCTACAGCTTCAAGGCGGGCGCGCTCTCCGGCCTGTCGCTGGCGGGCGGCGTGCGCGTGGTCGGCAAGCGGCAGGTCGATCTCGACAACCGCTTCACCATCGCCGGATACGAGACGCTCGACGCCTCGATCCGCTACGCCATCGACGAGCACTGGGAAGTCGCCGTCAACGCCGAGAACCTCGCGGACACCTTCTTCGTCGAGGGCGTGCAGGGCGACAACAACCTCTACCCGGGCACCCCGCGCCGCATCGTCGGCACGCTGCGCGCCCGCTTCTGA
- a CDS encoding FecR family protein, which produces MTLQGSDPIGTRDETARAWIVRLASGSISASEMDRLESWMATDPRNRAAFLRERSSWQDLAAIEGAFVSERPLPRRRSLRWPTYLSVAAAAALAWFAVPSTWLWLRADETSARGQMREIALADGSRAVLDSDTAIAVDYNDEGREVRLLKGRAWFDVKHGDGRPFRVEVDSGSIRDIGTAFEVDHTGGQVGVAVTEGMVELKAGAEAPVLLRAGQRGTLADGTAHRVAGLPVDRIAGWRRGELLLRNVPLPDAIEAIARYRPGPVLVLGGLSDRRPVSGSFRTDRPDEALDTLAAMRGLEQSTLPGSILLLRDGKR; this is translated from the coding sequence ATGACCTTGCAGGGGAGCGATCCGATCGGCACGCGCGACGAAACCGCGCGCGCATGGATCGTGCGCCTTGCGTCGGGCTCGATCTCGGCGAGCGAGATGGACCGGCTCGAAAGCTGGATGGCCACCGACCCGCGCAACCGCGCGGCCTTCCTGCGCGAACGCAGCAGCTGGCAGGATCTCGCCGCGATCGAGGGCGCCTTCGTCAGCGAGCGGCCGTTGCCCCGGCGGCGGAGCCTGCGCTGGCCGACCTACCTGTCCGTTGCAGCCGCAGCAGCGCTGGCATGGTTCGCGGTGCCATCGACATGGCTTTGGCTGCGCGCCGACGAGACGAGCGCACGCGGCCAGATGCGCGAGATCGCCCTTGCCGACGGTTCGCGCGCGGTGCTCGACAGCGACACTGCCATCGCGGTCGACTACAATGACGAAGGCCGCGAGGTCCGCCTGCTCAAGGGCCGCGCCTGGTTCGATGTGAAGCATGGCGACGGCCGCCCGTTCCGAGTCGAGGTGGACAGCGGCTCGATCCGGGACATCGGCACCGCGTTCGAGGTGGACCATACCGGCGGACAGGTCGGCGTCGCCGTGACCGAGGGCATGGTGGAACTCAAGGCGGGTGCCGAGGCCCCCGTGCTGCTGCGCGCCGGACAGCGCGGCACGCTTGCCGATGGAACCGCGCACCGCGTCGCCGGGCTGCCGGTCGACCGGATCGCCGGCTGGCGTCGGGGCGAACTGCTGCTGCGCAATGTCCCCCTGCCCGATGCGATCGAGGCCATCGCACGCTATCGTCCCGGCCCCGTGCTGGTGCTGGGCGGCCTGTCCGACCGGCGACCGGTCAGCGGCTCGTTCCGCACCGACCGGCCGGACGAGGCGCTGGACACGCTGGCCGCCATGCGCGGGCTGGAGCAATCCACGCTGCCGGGCTCGATCCTGCTCCTGCGCGACGGGAAGCGTTAG
- a CDS encoding sigma-70 family RNA polymerase sigma factor: MSGNAAALSHLMIAERSALLRRVERLVDDPADAEEVVQAMWFRVQSIGDDRPILAKRAYLFRLARNLALDLRRSQQRRGRLAHEVQALLTEQDDAPGQERVVDSARVLDRVRATALALPEPTRTIFRLNRFEGLSQQAIARRLGVSTTTVENHVRRALNALAAARDGRDTPA; the protein is encoded by the coding sequence ATGAGTGGAAACGCCGCCGCCCTTTCCCACCTGATGATCGCCGAACGCAGCGCCCTGCTGCGCCGGGTGGAGCGCCTCGTCGACGACCCGGCCGACGCCGAGGAAGTCGTGCAGGCGATGTGGTTCCGGGTGCAGAGCATTGGCGACGACCGCCCGATCCTCGCCAAGCGCGCCTACCTGTTCCGCCTCGCCCGCAATCTCGCGCTCGACCTGCGGCGCTCCCAGCAGCGCCGGGGACGGCTGGCCCATGAGGTGCAGGCGCTCCTGACCGAGCAGGACGATGCCCCCGGGCAGGAGCGCGTCGTCGATTCGGCGCGCGTGCTCGACCGCGTGCGCGCCACCGCGCTGGCCCTGCCCGAGCCGACCCGCACCATCTTCCGCCTCAACCGCTTCGAGGGACTGAGCCAGCAGGCCATCGCGCGCCGCCTCGGCGTCAGCACCACCACGGTCGAGAACCATGTCCGCCGCGCGCTGAACGCCCTCGCCGCCGCGCGCGACGGCCGCGATACACCAGCGTAA
- a CDS encoding TonB-dependent receptor has translation MLRTRTIFGRTALTALAFGIVSATPAYAQESADDIIVTAQKENETQVLRKGSLGALGDKDALAVPFSIKAYSEALILNQQPLTLGQVLENDPSVRTSLGFGNASEQFVIRGFPLYGEDIAIDGLYGVTPRQLVSPELYDQVQILNGASAFLFGAAPGGTALGGTVNLQPKRAKDQPITRATVNYQSDEHFGGAFDFGRRFGDDGQFGVRINGAARGGDTSIDDEYRSSVVLGAAFDWRSDRARLSLDLAFQRVKVRHMRPMVQLNGVTAVPDAPDADTNFGQDWNYTTIRDVFGILKFEYDITDDFMFYAAGGARDTAERGVYQGFQLTDAATGDAFVTGSNIPRNDNNEAVQAGIRGKFATGPITHEINVGGSQSSYINRNAYEFGPFVRNATNGNNLYDPVQVTMPAFTALRAGDLEDPNPANRTRLSSLFASDTIGALDGMVELTVGLRRQNIFYRAYNITTGARTSRYKESATTPVVGLVVRPTETVSLYANRIEGLVQGPVAGAGTINVGEVFPPFKTVQYEVGGKVAMGRFNASLALFQTDRPQTLNEVTPQGTVFTLNGQQRNKGVELSLDGEPMDGLRIIAGLSVTDAKQRRTTGGATDGNDAIGVPEYTANANVEWDLGFLPGVTLTGRIMQTGKQMVNLTNTLQLPEWTRFDLGARYVVAVADKPVTFRFNVDNVANNSYWASSLGGYLVLGMPRTFKTSATIEF, from the coding sequence ATGCTACGCACTCGCACTATCTTTGGCCGGACGGCGCTGACCGCGCTGGCGTTCGGAATCGTTTCAGCGACGCCTGCCTATGCGCAGGAAAGCGCCGACGACATCATCGTCACCGCGCAGAAGGAGAACGAGACGCAGGTGCTGCGCAAGGGCAGCCTCGGCGCGCTGGGCGACAAGGACGCGCTGGCGGTTCCCTTCTCGATCAAGGCCTACAGCGAGGCGCTGATCCTCAACCAGCAGCCGCTGACGCTCGGCCAGGTGCTGGAGAACGATCCTTCGGTGCGCACCTCGCTCGGCTTCGGCAATGCCTCCGAGCAGTTCGTCATCCGCGGCTTCCCGCTCTACGGCGAGGATATCGCGATCGACGGCCTCTACGGCGTGACCCCGCGCCAGCTGGTATCGCCCGAGCTTTACGATCAGGTGCAGATCCTAAACGGCGCGAGCGCGTTCCTGTTCGGCGCGGCGCCGGGCGGCACCGCGCTGGGCGGCACGGTCAACCTCCAGCCCAAGCGGGCCAAGGACCAGCCGATCACCCGCGCCACGGTCAACTACCAGTCGGACGAGCACTTCGGCGGTGCCTTCGACTTCGGCCGCCGTTTCGGTGACGACGGCCAGTTCGGCGTGCGCATCAACGGCGCCGCGCGCGGGGGCGATACCTCGATCGACGACGAGTACCGCAGTTCGGTGGTGCTCGGCGCCGCGTTCGACTGGCGCAGCGACCGCGCCCGCCTCTCGCTCGATCTCGCGTTCCAGCGTGTCAAGGTGCGCCACATGCGCCCGATGGTGCAGCTCAACGGCGTGACCGCCGTCCCCGATGCGCCCGACGCCGACACCAACTTCGGGCAGGACTGGAACTACACCACGATCCGCGACGTCTTCGGCATCCTGAAGTTCGAGTACGACATCACCGACGACTTCATGTTCTACGCCGCCGGCGGCGCGCGCGACACGGCGGAGCGCGGCGTCTACCAGGGCTTCCAGCTCACCGACGCAGCGACCGGCGACGCCTTCGTCACCGGCTCCAACATCCCGCGCAACGACAACAACGAGGCGGTGCAGGCCGGTATCCGCGGCAAGTTCGCCACCGGCCCGATCACGCACGAGATCAACGTCGGCGGTTCGCAGAGCAGCTACATCAACCGCAATGCCTACGAATTCGGCCCGTTCGTCCGCAACGCGACCAACGGCAACAACCTCTACGATCCCGTGCAGGTCACCATGCCCGCCTTCACCGCCCTGCGCGCGGGTGATCTGGAGGATCCCAACCCGGCCAACCGCACCCGCCTGTCGAGCCTCTTCGCGTCCGACACGATCGGCGCACTCGACGGCATGGTGGAACTGACGGTCGGCCTGCGCCGCCAGAACATCTTCTACCGCGCCTACAACATCACCACCGGCGCGCGCACCAGCCGCTACAAGGAAAGCGCCACCACGCCGGTCGTCGGCCTCGTCGTGCGGCCGACAGAAACGGTCTCGCTCTACGCCAACCGCATCGAGGGTCTGGTCCAGGGCCCGGTCGCGGGTGCCGGTACGATCAACGTCGGCGAGGTGTTCCCGCCCTTCAAGACGGTGCAGTACGAAGTCGGCGGCAAGGTGGCGATGGGCCGCTTCAACGCCTCGCTCGCGCTGTTCCAGACCGACCGTCCGCAGACGCTGAACGAAGTGACGCCGCAAGGCACGGTGTTCACCCTCAACGGCCAGCAGCGCAACAAGGGCGTGGAACTGAGCCTCGACGGCGAGCCGATGGACGGGCTGCGCATCATCGCGGGCCTTTCCGTCACCGACGCCAAGCAGCGTCGCACCACCGGCGGCGCGACCGACGGCAACGACGCGATCGGCGTGCCCGAGTACACCGCGAACGCCAACGTCGAATGGGATCTCGGCTTCCTGCCGGGCGTCACGCTGACCGGACGCATCATGCAGACCGGCAAGCAGATGGTGAACCTCACCAACACGCTCCAACTGCCCGAGTGGACCCGTTTCGACCTCGGCGCGCGCTATGTCGTCGCGGTGGCGGACAAGCCGGTCACCTTCCGCTTCAACGTCGATAACGTCGCCAACAACAGCTACTGGGCGTCCTCGCTCGGCGGTTACCTCGTGCTCGGCATGCCGCGCACCTTCAAGACCTCGGCGACGATCGAGTTCTGA
- a CDS encoding SMP-30/gluconolactonase/LRE family protein: MTLWRKIERDVRDTLGEGALWCERDNAFYWVDILAPALNRLTLADGAITRFAMPAPLGWVAPRAAGGLVGGFRDGVATISLDPVTIGERSNPEPHLPGNRMNDGKADRHGAIWCGTMDMAEDAISGSFYRLSPQGEWQVIDSDYTVTNGPAFSPCGEWLYHTDSGRRTIYRFAVDAEGARDREVFIRFTEEDGYPDGMTTDAEGFLWVAHWDGGRISRFAPDGTRDRSIELPAKRITNIAFAGENLDRMFVTSAATGLPESEFDGALYEVDAGVTGNPAGIYRG, translated from the coding sequence ATGACCCTCTGGCGCAAGATCGAGCGCGACGTGCGCGATACCCTTGGCGAAGGCGCCCTGTGGTGCGAACGCGACAACGCGTTCTACTGGGTCGACATTCTCGCTCCCGCCCTCAACCGACTGACGCTGGCGGACGGCGCGATCACGCGCTTCGCCATGCCCGCGCCGCTCGGCTGGGTGGCCCCGCGCGCTGCGGGCGGGCTCGTCGGCGGGTTCCGCGACGGTGTGGCGACGATCTCCCTCGATCCAGTGACCATCGGCGAGCGCTCCAATCCCGAGCCGCACCTGCCCGGCAACCGCATGAACGACGGCAAGGCCGACCGCCACGGCGCGATCTGGTGCGGCACCATGGACATGGCCGAGGACGCCATCAGCGGCTCGTTCTACCGCCTCTCCCCGCAAGGCGAGTGGCAGGTGATCGACAGCGACTACACCGTCACCAACGGCCCTGCCTTCTCGCCCTGCGGCGAGTGGCTCTACCACACCGATTCCGGTCGCCGCACGATCTACCGCTTCGCCGTGGATGCAGAAGGCGCGCGCGACCGCGAGGTCTTTATCCGCTTCACCGAGGAGGACGGCTACCCCGACGGCATGACCACCGATGCCGAGGGCTTCCTCTGGGTCGCCCACTGGGACGGCGGACGCATCAGCCGCTTCGCCCCCGACGGCACCCGCGACCGTTCGATCGAACTGCCCGCCAAGCGCATCACCAACATTGCCTTCGCGGGCGAAAACCTCGACCGCATGTTCGTGACCTCGGCCGCAACCGGCCTGCCGGAATCCGAGTTCGACGGCGCGCTCTACGAAGTGGACGCTGGCGTGACCGGCAATCCGGCGGGCATCTATCGCGGGTAA
- a CDS encoding IlvD/Edd family dehydratase — protein sequence MTEQTTPKLRSRAWFDNPDNIDMTSLYLERYLNFGLSLEELRSGKPIIGIAQSGSDLSPCNRHHLVLAERIREGIREMGGIALEFPVHPIQETGKRPTAGLDRNLSYLGLVEALYGYPLDGVVLTTGCDKTTPAMLMAAATVNIPAIALSVGPMLNGWHKGERTGSGTIVWKGRQMMAAGELDADGFIKLVASSAPSTGYCNTMGTATTMNSLAEALGMMLPGSAAIPAPYRDRQECAYHTGKRIVDMVREDLKPSDILTLDAFHNAIAVNAAIGGSTNAPIHLAAIARHIGVELPLKDWETIGHKIPLLVNLQPAGEYLGEDYYHAGGVPAVVAQLIGQGLIKESALTVNGKSIGENCREATIEDDKVIKTFDQPLVEEAGFLVLSGNLFDAAIMKTSVISKEFRDRYLSNPEDPDAFEGPAVVFDGPEDYHHRIDDPATGITPDTLLFMRGAGPIGYPGAAEVVNMRPPAYLITEGVSALPCIGDGRQSGTSGSPSILNASPEAAAMGGLALLQTGDRVRMDLKAGKVDVLISDEELAARRAALEAAGGYKYPASQTPWQEIQRALVGQMDTGAILEGAEKYQRIAQTMGLPRDNH from the coding sequence ATGACCGAACAGACGACCCCCAAGCTGCGCTCGCGCGCCTGGTTCGACAATCCCGACAACATCGACATGACCTCGCTCTATCTGGAGCGGTACCTGAACTTCGGCCTCAGCCTTGAAGAGCTTCGCTCGGGCAAGCCGATCATCGGTATCGCCCAGTCGGGCAGCGACCTGTCGCCCTGCAACCGCCACCACCTCGTCCTGGCCGAGCGCATCCGCGAAGGCATCCGCGAGATGGGCGGCATCGCGCTGGAATTCCCGGTCCACCCGATCCAGGAAACCGGCAAGCGCCCGACCGCAGGCCTCGACCGCAACCTGTCCTATCTCGGCCTCGTCGAAGCGCTTTACGGCTATCCGCTCGACGGCGTGGTGCTGACCACCGGCTGCGACAAGACGACCCCGGCGATGCTCATGGCCGCCGCCACGGTGAACATCCCCGCCATCGCGCTGTCGGTCGGCCCGATGCTGAACGGCTGGCACAAGGGCGAGCGCACCGGCTCGGGCACGATCGTGTGGAAGGGCCGCCAGATGATGGCGGCGGGCGAACTGGACGCGGACGGCTTCATCAAGCTGGTCGCCTCCTCCGCCCCCTCGACCGGCTACTGCAACACCATGGGCACGGCGACGACGATGAACTCGCTCGCCGAAGCTCTGGGCATGATGCTGCCCGGCTCGGCCGCGATCCCCGCGCCTTACCGCGACCGTCAGGAATGCGCCTACCACACCGGCAAGCGCATCGTGGACATGGTCCGCGAAGACCTGAAGCCGTCGGACATCCTGACGCTCGACGCGTTCCATAACGCGATCGCCGTCAACGCCGCCATCGGCGGCTCGACCAACGCCCCGATCCACCTTGCCGCCATCGCCCGCCACATCGGCGTGGAACTGCCGCTCAAGGACTGGGAGACCATCGGTCACAAGATCCCGCTGCTGGTGAACCTCCAGCCTGCCGGTGAGTATCTGGGCGAGGACTACTACCACGCGGGCGGCGTCCCCGCCGTCGTCGCGCAGCTGATCGGCCAGGGGCTCATCAAGGAGAGCGCGCTGACCGTCAACGGCAAGTCCATCGGCGAAAACTGCCGCGAAGCCACCATCGAGGACGACAAGGTCATCAAGACCTTCGACCAGCCGCTGGTGGAAGAAGCGGGCTTCCTCGTCCTGTCGGGCAACCTGTTCGACGCGGCGATCATGAAGACCAGCGTGATCTCCAAGGAGTTCCGCGACCGCTACCTCTCGAACCCGGAAGATCCGGACGCCTTCGAAGGCCCGGCAGTCGTGTTCGACGGCCCCGAGGACTACCACCACCGCATCGACGATCCGGCCACCGGCATCACGCCCGACACGCTGCTGTTCATGCGCGGCGCCGGTCCCATCGGTTACCCCGGTGCGGCCGAGGTCGTGAACATGCGTCCGCCCGCCTACCTCATCACCGAGGGTGTCAGCGCCCTGCCCTGCATCGGCGACGGTCGTCAGTCGGGCACTTCGGGCAGCCCCTCGATCCTCAACGCCTCCCCGGAAGCGGCGGCGATGGGCGGCCTCGCGCTGCTCCAGACCGGCGACCGCGTGCGCATGGATCTCAAGGCGGGCAAGGTCGACGTGCTGATCTCCGACGAGGAACTCGCCGCCCGCCGCGCCGCCCTGGAAGCCGCCGGTGGCTACAAGTACCCCGCCTCGCAGACCCCGTGGCAGGAAATCCAGCGCGCCCTCGTCGGGCAGATGGATACCGGCGCGATCCTCGAAGGCGCGGAGAAGTACCAGCGCATCGCCCAGACCATGGGCCTGCCGCGCGACAACCACTGA
- a CDS encoding aldose epimerase family protein — MRNPVKGLVMAATSALAFCVGGGPAFAADATQADAGTLSDGGKVTAVTLKAANCVSATILTFGATLWKLEAPDRDGKVADVLLAYDKLSDFEKTPNYWGATIGRYGNRIADGKFTLDGKTYQLPQNNNGQSLHGGGKGFDVQNWKLDSIKSGKVATAVFSLVSPDGDSGYPGTVKTKATYSLDESGNLQIVFDATTDKPTVLNMTNHAIFNMAGEGSERDAMTNVLTIPASKYTPVSKVLIPTGELRSVEGTPFDFRKGKPVSVGLRDGNDQQIVYGRGFDHNFALDKGQTKTPELAARLEDPVSGRVLELLTTEPGVQFYSGNFLDGTYIGKQGHLYRMGDGIALEPQKFPDSPNHANFPSTRVDPGKPYRHVMIYRVTTSPR, encoded by the coding sequence ATGAGGAATCCGGTCAAGGGCTTGGTGATGGCGGCAACGTCCGCGCTGGCATTTTGCGTGGGAGGCGGCCCGGCTTTCGCCGCCGATGCTACGCAGGCCGATGCAGGTACGCTGTCGGATGGCGGCAAGGTCACGGCAGTGACGCTCAAGGCCGCGAACTGCGTTTCCGCGACGATCCTGACCTTCGGCGCGACGCTGTGGAAGCTTGAAGCTCCCGACCGCGATGGCAAGGTGGCCGACGTCCTGCTCGCCTACGACAAGCTTTCCGACTTCGAGAAGACTCCCAACTATTGGGGCGCGACGATCGGCCGCTACGGCAACCGCATCGCCGACGGTAAGTTCACGCTCGACGGCAAGACCTACCAGCTTCCGCAGAACAACAACGGCCAGTCGCTTCACGGCGGCGGCAAGGGCTTCGACGTCCAGAACTGGAAGCTCGATTCGATCAAGTCGGGCAAGGTCGCGACCGCCGTGTTCTCGCTTGTCAGCCCGGACGGCGATTCGGGTTACCCCGGCACCGTGAAGACCAAGGCGACGTATTCGCTCGACGAATCCGGCAACCTCCAGATCGTCTTCGACGCGACGACCGACAAGCCGACCGTGCTCAACATGACCAACCACGCCATCTTCAACATGGCGGGCGAAGGGTCCGAGCGTGACGCGATGACCAACGTGCTCACCATCCCGGCAAGCAAGTACACCCCCGTCAGCAAGGTGCTGATCCCCACCGGCGAACTGCGCAGCGTTGAAGGCACGCCCTTCGACTTCCGCAAGGGCAAGCCGGTTTCCGTGGGCCTGCGCGACGGCAACGACCAGCAGATCGTCTACGGCCGCGGGTTCGATCACAACTTCGCGCTCGACAAGGGCCAGACGAAGACCCCCGAACTCGCCGCGCGCCTGGAAGACCCCGTGTCGGGCCGCGTGCTCGAACTGCTGACGACCGAACCGGGCGTCCAGTTCTACTCCGGCAATTTCCTCGACGGTACATACATCGGCAAGCAGGGCCACCTCTACCGCATGGGCGACGGCATCGCGCTGGAACCACAGAAGTTCCCCGACAGCCCGAACCACGCAAACTTCCCGTCCACCCGCGTCGATCCCGGCAAGCCGTACCGGCATGTCATGATCTACCGCGTCACCACGTCTCCGCGTTGA